Proteins from a genomic interval of Beijerinckia indica subsp. indica ATCC 9039:
- a CDS encoding ribbon-helix-helix domain-containing protein, producing MCKISQELEAASYICQTRSIRLGGHVTSIRLETLFWRILEEIAALEGTSLGRFLTKLHDDSLEFRDGIGNFTAYLRCACIYHVATRRERAHQESHKEPVPETTLMPLAARGNARIKTFEPYPA from the coding sequence ATGTGCAAGATTTCCCAAGAATTGGAGGCGGCTTCCTATATCTGCCAGACACGCTCGATTCGACTTGGCGGGCATGTCACGTCGATCCGGCTCGAAACTCTGTTCTGGCGCATCCTTGAGGAGATCGCGGCTTTGGAGGGCACGTCGCTCGGGCGTTTTCTCACCAAGTTGCATGATGACAGCCTCGAATTTCGCGACGGCATCGGCAATTTTACGGCCTATCTGCGCTGTGCCTGCATTTATCATGTCGCGACGCGCCGAGAGAGGGCTCACCAAGAAAGTCACAAGGAGCCGGTGCCGGAGACCACCCTGATGCCTCTTGCGGCGCGTGGAAATGCGCGAATCAAAACCTTCGAGCCCTATCCGGCTTGA
- the pal gene encoding peptidoglycan-associated lipoprotein Pal, with amino-acid sequence MGFHLSARGLKLGAVLGVALAMAACAKNPADDPTALAGYGANGGRGGAASPGSPQDFAVNVGDRVFFESDSSELTQTAQATLDKQAHWLQQYGRYTFTIEGHADERGTREYNFALGARRAEAAKNYLVARGIATSRLRTISYGKERPVATCDDISCWSQNRRAVTVLGAGQS; translated from the coding sequence ATGGGCTTTCACCTGAGCGCGAGGGGTCTCAAGCTCGGCGCTGTGCTGGGCGTCGCCCTTGCGATGGCTGCCTGCGCCAAGAACCCGGCCGATGATCCGACGGCCCTGGCGGGCTATGGCGCCAATGGCGGGCGTGGTGGTGCCGCGTCGCCCGGCAGCCCGCAGGATTTTGCCGTCAATGTCGGCGATCGCGTCTTCTTCGAAAGCGATTCGAGCGAATTGACGCAGACCGCCCAGGCCACCCTGGATAAGCAGGCGCACTGGCTGCAGCAATATGGCCGCTATACCTTTACCATCGAGGGCCATGCCGACGAACGCGGCACGCGTGAATATAATTTCGCGCTGGGCGCCCGCCGTGCCGAGGCGGCCAAGAATTATCTCGTGGCACGAGGCATTGCGACCTCTCGCCTGCGGACCATCAGCTATGGCAAGGAACGCCCCGTCGCGACCTGTGACGATATTTCCTGCTGGTCGCAGAACCGCCGCGCGGTCACGGTGCTCGGGGCCGGCCAATCCTGA
- a CDS encoding aromatic/alkene monooxygenase hydroxylase subunit beta, translating into MNEHVTLEPEAEAYSGAAGAKIFPSSDSRKYNYYEPKGRKATHYEDVTVDVQPDPERYLAQNWIISFANGDPGYSKDWTKIKSSNWHLFRAPDQEWERTHYQRQATIVGALENVIQNGRRSGAASRIDKQWVKILQDHVGAFKHLEYGLGISLMHAQRLGYTQMINNALLTNSSYKLRMSQDITLYLGEIALDIPEFDPAAGKKHWLEDELWQKTREAVEYVMGTNDYLEQYFATNVCIEPLIGELFRSGFVMQDAAAQNDFMTPSVIAAGEADYERNLANTVELLTVLANDETYGTENRAIFQSWLTAHGGRALAAARQLQPIWSQPINKRAQFADVLEKQLARIDSITSAIGIAPLSRA; encoded by the coding sequence ATGAACGAACATGTCACGCTCGAGCCGGAGGCCGAAGCCTATTCCGGCGCCGCCGGCGCCAAAATCTTTCCGAGCTCCGACAGCCGGAAATATAATTATTACGAGCCGAAGGGGCGTAAAGCGACCCATTACGAGGATGTGACGGTCGACGTCCAGCCCGATCCCGAGCGTTATCTTGCCCAGAACTGGATCATTTCCTTCGCCAATGGCGATCCGGGCTATAGCAAGGATTGGACGAAGATCAAGAGCTCCAACTGGCATCTGTTCCGTGCTCCCGACCAGGAATGGGAACGCACTCATTATCAGCGTCAAGCGACCATTGTCGGCGCGCTCGAAAATGTCATCCAGAACGGTCGTCGTTCCGGTGCGGCGAGCCGCATTGACAAACAATGGGTCAAGATCCTGCAGGATCATGTCGGTGCCTTCAAGCATCTCGAATATGGCCTCGGCATTTCGTTGATGCATGCGCAGCGCCTCGGCTATACTCAGATGATCAATAATGCGCTGTTGACGAACAGCTCCTACAAGTTGCGCATGTCGCAGGACATCACGCTCTATCTTGGCGAGATCGCTCTCGACATTCCAGAATTCGATCCGGCGGCGGGCAAGAAACATTGGCTGGAGGACGAACTCTGGCAGAAGACCCGCGAGGCGGTCGAATATGTCATGGGGACCAATGATTATCTCGAGCAATATTTCGCGACCAATGTGTGCATCGAGCCCCTGATCGGCGAATTGTTCCGCAGCGGCTTCGTCATGCAGGATGCCGCCGCCCAGAATGATTTCATGACGCCTTCAGTGATCGCTGCCGGCGAGGCCGATTACGAGCGCAATCTCGCTAATACGGTCGAGCTTCTGACCGTGCTCGCCAATGACGAGACCTATGGCACCGAAAATCGCGCGATTTTCCAAAGCTGGCTCACGGCCCATGGCGGCCGAGCGCTCGCCGCCGCGCGGCAATTGCAACCGATCTGGTCGCAGCCGATCAACAAGCGCGCGCAATTCGCCGATGTCCTCGAAAAGCAGCTCGCCCGGATCGACAGCATCACCAGCGCCATCGGCATCGCGCCGCTGTCCCGCGCTTAA
- a CDS encoding aromatic/alkene/methane monooxygenase hydroxylase/oxygenase subunit alpha, with protein MAVSLTSITQQKGMPIAEATRRISDLGWTPSYVQEAMTFPTDYKISKQPKDPMKQVLRSYFPMQEEKDNRVYGALDAALRGDMFRNVEQRWVEWMKLFLAIIPFPEISAARSMAMLGRLAPGDDLRTGFTMQMVDEFRHSTIQMNLKKWYMENYIDPAGFDITEKAFGKCYATTIGRQFGEAFITGDAITAANVYLQVVAETAFTNTLFVAMPSEAARNGDYALPTVFLSVQSDESRHIGNGHSLLMSILNNPDNHLLLERDIRYAFWQNHAIVDAAVGTIIEYGTKNRDKKKESYAELWHRWIYEDYYRTYMLPLEKYGIKIHHDDVHQAWEDITKNGYVHKVAQFFSAGWWANFWRIDPLDERDFDWFEYKYPGWYNEYGAWWENYRKLSKPGSIPITFADTGYVYPHRCWSNLVPCVIRDQIKVDEVDGQLYTYGSEVDRWTHKEAFSGEYKGRSTPAMGRFSGRRQWEELYDGWDVADAIKDMGFVRADGKTLIAQPHLSLDEKDLWTLDHVRGNTIKAPLKTLRELSPADREKHLAEYRKGVTIRRV; from the coding sequence ATGGCTGTATCCCTGACAAGCATAACCCAGCAGAAAGGTATGCCGATCGCCGAAGCGACACGGCGCATTTCTGATCTCGGATGGACGCCTTCCTATGTTCAGGAAGCGATGACCTTTCCGACCGATTACAAAATTTCCAAACAGCCTAAGGACCCGATGAAACAGGTCCTGCGCTCCTATTTCCCGATGCAGGAGGAAAAGGACAATCGCGTCTATGGCGCGCTCGACGCGGCTCTGCGCGGCGATATGTTCCGCAATGTGGAGCAGCGTTGGGTCGAATGGATGAAGCTGTTTCTGGCCATCATCCCCTTCCCGGAAATTTCTGCCGCGCGGTCCATGGCCATGCTTGGCCGTCTTGCGCCGGGCGATGATCTGCGTACCGGCTTCACCATGCAAATGGTCGACGAATTCCGTCATTCCACGATTCAGATGAATCTGAAGAAGTGGTACATGGAAAACTACATCGATCCGGCTGGCTTCGACATTACCGAAAAGGCTTTCGGTAAATGCTATGCGACCACGATTGGCCGCCAGTTCGGTGAGGCCTTCATCACGGGCGATGCGATCACCGCCGCGAATGTGTATCTGCAAGTGGTGGCTGAGACGGCCTTCACGAACACTTTGTTCGTGGCCATGCCGTCCGAAGCCGCGCGCAATGGTGACTATGCCCTGCCGACCGTCTTCCTTTCCGTGCAATCGGATGAATCGCGGCACATCGGCAACGGCCATTCGCTTTTGATGTCGATCCTCAACAATCCTGATAATCATCTGCTGCTCGAGCGCGATATCCGTTATGCCTTCTGGCAGAATCACGCGATTGTCGATGCGGCGGTTGGAACGATCATCGAATATGGGACGAAGAACCGCGACAAGAAGAAGGAATCCTACGCCGAGCTCTGGCATCGCTGGATCTATGAGGATTACTATCGCACCTACATGCTCCCGCTCGAAAAATACGGGATCAAGATCCATCATGATGATGTGCATCAGGCCTGGGAAGACATCACCAAGAATGGTTATGTCCATAAGGTCGCGCAATTCTTCTCGGCCGGCTGGTGGGCCAATTTCTGGCGCATCGATCCGCTCGACGAGCGTGACTTCGACTGGTTCGAATATAAATATCCGGGCTGGTACAATGAATATGGCGCGTGGTGGGAGAACTATCGCAAATTGTCGAAGCCCGGCAGCATTCCGATCACCTTTGCTGATACCGGATATGTCTATCCGCATCGTTGTTGGTCCAATCTCGTGCCTTGCGTCATCCGTGATCAGATCAAGGTCGATGAAGTCGATGGCCAGCTCTACACTTATGGCAGCGAAGTCGACCGCTGGACGCATAAGGAAGCCTTCTCGGGCGAATACAAGGGCCGTTCGACGCCGGCCATGGGTCGCTTCAGCGGCCGCCGTCAATGGGAAGAACTCTATGATGGCTGGGATGTCGCCGATGCGATCAAGGACATGGGCTTTGTCCGCGCCGATGGCAAAACCCTGATCGCGCAGCCGCATCTTTCCCTTGACGAAAAGGATCTGTGGACGCTCGATCATGTGCGCGGCAACACGATCAAGGCGCCGCTCAAAACCTTGCGCGAGCTTTCGCCCGCCGATCGCGAGAAACATCTCGCCGAATATCGCAAGGGTGTCACCATTCGCCGCGTCTGA
- the arsC gene encoding arsenate reductase (glutaredoxin) (This arsenate reductase requires both glutathione and glutaredoxin to convert arsenate to arsenite, after which the efflux transporter formed by ArsA and ArsB can extrude the arsenite from the cell, providing resistance.): MDYVIFHNPSCGTSRKVLAALREAGIELEIRLYLKSPPSPAELADLLARMDMTPRALLRRKEKVYAELGLDDKSLSDATLIAAMSAHPILIERPIVVTPKQAVLCRPPEKVEALLP, from the coding sequence ATGGATTATGTGATCTTTCATAATCCGTCTTGCGGAACGTCGCGCAAGGTCCTGGCGGCCTTGCGCGAGGCCGGAATAGAGTTGGAAATCCGGCTCTATTTGAAAAGCCCGCCGTCTCCAGCCGAACTTGCTGATCTGCTTGCCCGTATGGACATGACGCCGCGCGCCCTGCTGCGCCGGAAAGAAAAAGTCTATGCCGAACTGGGGCTCGACGACAAAAGCCTCAGTGATGCCACGTTGATTGCTGCGATGAGCGCGCATCCGATCCTGATTGAACGGCCGATCGTCGTAACGCCGAAACAGGCCGTCCTTTGCCGTCCGCCGGAAAAAGTGGAGGCCTTGCTTCCCTGA
- a CDS encoding molecular chaperone GroEL produces the protein MVKLMLHGAEARAALAQGVGKLTAAVGGTLGPRGLNAIIDRPVGAPIISRDGVSIAEEIELPCRFENLGAQVVRQVSKQTETVAGDGTTTAVVLANALIQEGVGLLASGGAVAVDLIQGLDEAEEAMIEALVAEARPLSGGRELRCITTIAGNDRIVGDLSAKALEAVGSEGLITVEDGPDWRDTLEILEGFTFDRGYVSHHMITDVPTMRAVLNDAYIFLTDQKIRRFEEIASLVDTLVAKDACLLILAEEVDATVLVGLLATQTKGRGRFVVVNPPDFGHWRKAMMEDIGILTGGRVISGDLGHSLAQTRLEDLGRAEKVIVSQFETMILKGHGSPEAVVARRAQIQQQLDQAPQNVERDKLDERMSKMTSGTVRILAGGATPAERRRRVQLFDDALCAGRAALRDGIVSGGGTTLVQLASQLAPKANGKTEPSVLKGLELFRSAMRRPLAQIAENAGRDPILVVETVRQAPKGTGFDARTNKFVDMFEAGIIDPVRVTITSVRNATSSAKMILGTNSLIIDKPEFVDPTAGPARGGGGELLGRA, from the coding sequence ATGGTCAAGCTGATGTTGCATGGGGCTGAAGCACGCGCTGCTTTGGCGCAGGGCGTAGGTAAACTCACGGCCGCCGTGGGCGGCACGCTGGGCCCGCGTGGCTTGAATGCGATCATTGATCGACCGGTCGGCGCGCCGATCATATCGCGCGACGGGGTCAGCATCGCGGAGGAGATCGAGCTTCCGTGCCGCTTTGAAAATCTTGGCGCGCAGGTCGTCCGGCAAGTCTCGAAACAGACCGAGACGGTCGCGGGTGATGGCACGACCACCGCGGTTGTTCTTGCCAATGCGCTGATCCAGGAGGGCGTCGGCCTTCTGGCCTCGGGGGGAGCCGTGGCGGTTGATCTCATCCAGGGACTCGACGAAGCCGAGGAAGCGATGATCGAGGCACTGGTTGCGGAGGCCAGGCCGCTTTCTGGCGGGCGCGAATTACGCTGCATCACCACCATTGCGGGCAATGATCGCATTGTTGGCGATTTGTCGGCGAAGGCTCTGGAAGCGGTGGGCAGTGAGGGGCTCATCACTGTCGAGGATGGTCCTGATTGGCGTGATACACTTGAGATCCTCGAAGGCTTTACCTTTGATCGCGGTTATGTCTCCCACCATATGATCACCGATGTTCCGACCATGCGGGCCGTGCTCAACGACGCCTATATTTTCTTGACGGATCAGAAGATCAGACGGTTCGAGGAGATTGCTTCCCTCGTTGACACCCTTGTTGCGAAGGATGCTTGCCTCCTTATTCTGGCCGAGGAAGTGGATGCGACGGTGCTCGTCGGTTTGCTTGCGACACAGACCAAGGGACGCGGCCGTTTCGTCGTGGTCAATCCGCCGGATTTCGGTCATTGGCGCAAAGCGATGATGGAGGATATCGGCATTCTGACCGGTGGCCGCGTGATCTCCGGTGATCTCGGCCATAGCCTGGCGCAAACGCGCCTCGAGGATCTTGGCCGTGCCGAAAAGGTCATCGTCTCCCAATTCGAAACGATGATCCTCAAGGGGCACGGATCGCCTGAGGCCGTCGTGGCGCGCCGCGCGCAGATCCAACAACAGCTGGATCAAGCGCCGCAAAATGTCGAACGCGACAAACTCGATGAGCGCATGTCGAAAATGACCTCTGGCACGGTGCGGATTCTGGCTGGCGGCGCGACGCCCGCCGAACGTCGCCGCCGCGTCCAATTGTTTGATGATGCGCTCTGTGCGGGGCGGGCTGCTCTGCGGGATGGCATTGTTTCAGGGGGCGGGACCACTTTGGTTCAGCTCGCCTCCCAGCTCGCGCCGAAAGCCAATGGCAAGACCGAACCGTCCGTCTTGAAAGGGCTTGAATTGTTCCGCTCGGCCATGCGCCGCCCGTTGGCGCAAATCGCGGAAAATGCTGGCCGTGATCCCATTTTGGTGGTGGAGACCGTCCGTCAAGCCCCCAAGGGCACGGGTTTTGACGCCCGCACCAATAAATTCGTCGATATGTTCGAGGCGGGTATCATCGACCCCGTGCGTGTCACGATCACCTCGGTGCGCAATGCAACCTCCTCGGCCAAGATGATCCTCGGCACCAATTCGCTGATCATCGACAAGCCGGAATTCGTCGATCCAACCGCGGGCCCCGCGCGCGGTGGAGGAGGGGAATTGCTCGGCCGCGCCTGA
- a CDS encoding MmoB/DmpM family protein, whose protein sequence is MSASHHDNIFKSMDEITFEGTISHQCGVTMNDSVEARCIAEVMETKPGIKVTYLPAMIRIDGEGKITFDMKEISEALGREMTPHLFEISTSTHYGAMVMIDEDTVVLFGDMDEAVEYM, encoded by the coding sequence ATGAGCGCCAGCCATCACGATAATATTTTCAAGTCCATGGACGAGATCACCTTCGAAGGAACGATCTCGCATCAATGCGGTGTCACGATGAACGACAGTGTCGAGGCCCGTTGCATCGCCGAGGTGATGGAAACCAAGCCTGGTATCAAGGTCACTTATCTGCCGGCGATGATCCGTATTGATGGTGAGGGCAAGATCACTTTCGACATGAAAGAGATCAGCGAGGCCCTCGGGCGCGAAATGACGCCGCATTTGTTCGAGATTTCCACCTCGACTCATTATGGCGCGATGGTGATGATCGACGAAGATACTGTCGTCCTTTTTGGAGATATGGACGAAGCTGTCGAATATATGTAA
- a CDS encoding sigma-54-dependent Fis family transcriptional regulator, producing the protein MSQGASNVVILGKSNKQTGPEQWAGEISPASEHLIMRAWEDYLTAEAEEPQVRDIVANSWKRCSAIGIDPQRPGSCAILETVEFERRLRGSKVLLNAASDILEEANTLFEGTGSMLLLTDVDGVILRAIGDTKTIDAGHDINLVVGADWSENKAGTNGIGTTLASHRPVLIYGPEHFCSLTKNWTCVGSPVRHPLSGEILGLVDMSGRKCTFQQQHLAFAVMVARRIETVLTVHFEIERRKLLEYSAQMTRGSWSDGVVIVDRFGKVLSTDEQAPRLLALRATHGERLSASLNAERPLLRPKGDGRSFDLSVSAEYGIDADNVMPVHHQGELIGAVIIAPRTAPAVATALKQSRAFDPIVTGCATVLDTIQRARRLAAYQAPVLIEGETGVGKELFARAIHDASPCASGPFVAFNCGAVSRDLIATELFGYVKGAFTGAATTGNIGRFERANHGTLCLDEIGELPLDLQPFLLRVLEEGTVYRVGDATPHPVKVRLIAMTNRDLREEVEKGRFRRDLLYRLNVSTLRVPPLRKRQGDAVLLAQHFLDQLSKKHGFGLRRFAPDVLDLFKTYGWPGNIRELRNAVESALLLCDTPVIGRGWLPDAILEDHAAQAAPAQPVATQPIFMPPGPMAYEATGYPPGIATPRGSDLRAMDKAHILSVLERYQWNISLSAGALGIARSTLYRRMQAYGIDMHR; encoded by the coding sequence TTGTCGCAAGGAGCGTCCAACGTGGTCATTCTCGGCAAGAGTAACAAGCAGACTGGGCCGGAACAATGGGCCGGTGAGATCAGCCCCGCCTCAGAACATCTCATCATGCGTGCCTGGGAGGATTATCTGACTGCCGAGGCCGAAGAACCGCAGGTACGCGACATTGTCGCCAATTCCTGGAAGCGCTGTTCCGCGATCGGCATCGATCCTCAGCGGCCGGGTTCTTGCGCCATCCTCGAGACTGTGGAGTTCGAGCGACGTCTGCGCGGCAGCAAAGTCCTTTTGAATGCCGCCTCGGACATTCTCGAAGAAGCCAACACGCTTTTCGAGGGGACCGGCTCCATGTTGCTTTTGACGGATGTCGATGGCGTCATTCTGCGGGCTATCGGTGATACCAAGACGATCGACGCCGGGCACGATATCAATCTCGTTGTCGGTGCCGACTGGAGTGAAAACAAGGCCGGCACGAATGGCATCGGCACGACGCTCGCCTCGCATCGTCCCGTCCTCATCTATGGACCGGAACATTTCTGTTCGCTCACCAAGAACTGGACCTGCGTCGGTTCGCCGGTGCGGCATCCGCTGAGCGGCGAAATTTTGGGCCTGGTCGATATGTCGGGTCGCAAATGTACCTTTCAGCAGCAGCATCTTGCTTTTGCGGTGATGGTGGCCCGGCGGATCGAGACGGTGCTGACGGTCCATTTCGAGATCGAGCGCCGCAAGTTGCTCGAATATAGCGCGCAGATGACACGCGGCTCCTGGAGCGATGGTGTCGTCATTGTCGATCGTTTCGGCAAAGTACTTTCTACTGATGAACAGGCCCCACGTCTTCTCGCCTTGCGCGCCACGCATGGAGAACGGCTGAGTGCGTCCCTCAATGCCGAAAGGCCTCTGTTGCGACCGAAAGGCGATGGTAGGAGTTTCGATCTTTCCGTCAGTGCCGAATATGGCATCGACGCCGATAATGTCATGCCGGTTCATCACCAGGGCGAATTGATCGGCGCCGTGATCATCGCGCCGAGGACGGCGCCTGCCGTTGCCACGGCGCTCAAGCAAAGCCGGGCTTTCGATCCGATCGTGACTGGTTGCGCCACAGTGCTTGACACGATCCAGCGCGCCCGCCGGCTGGCGGCCTATCAGGCCCCGGTGCTCATCGAGGGTGAGACCGGCGTTGGCAAGGAATTGTTCGCCCGTGCCATTCATGATGCGAGCCCCTGCGCGAGCGGTCCCTTTGTGGCCTTTAATTGCGGTGCGGTCTCGCGTGATCTGATCGCCACGGAATTGTTCGGCTATGTCAAGGGCGCCTTCACGGGCGCCGCCACAACCGGGAACATCGGCCGTTTTGAACGGGCCAACCATGGCACGCTCTGCCTCGACGAAATCGGTGAATTGCCGCTCGACCTGCAACCCTTCCTGCTGCGGGTCCTGGAGGAAGGGACGGTCTATCGCGTGGGTGATGCGACGCCGCATCCGGTCAAGGTCCGCCTTATCGCCATGACCAATCGTGATCTCCGCGAGGAGGTGGAAAAGGGCCGCTTCCGCCGCGATTTGCTCTATCGGTTGAATGTCTCGACCCTGCGCGTACCACCCCTGCGCAAGCGGCAGGGTGATGCGGTGCTGCTCGCCCAGCATTTCCTTGATCAATTGAGCAAGAAACATGGGTTCGGCTTACGCCGTTTCGCGCCCGATGTGCTTGACCTGTTCAAGACCTATGGATGGCCGGGCAATATCCGTGAACTCCGCAATGCTGTGGAAAGCGCGCTTCTGCTCTGTGATACGCCGGTCATCGGCCGCGGCTGGCTGCCCGATGCGATTTTGGAGGACCATGCGGCCCAGGCTGCCCCTGCGCAGCCAGTGGCGACACAGCCCATTTTCATGCCGCCGGGACCCATGGCCTATGAGGCTACGGGCTATCCGCCGGGCATCGCCACGCCGCGCGGCAGTGATCTTCGCGCCATGGACAAGGCGCATATTTTGAGTGTGCTCGAACGCTATCAGTGGAACATCAGTTTGAGCGCGGGTGCGCTCGGCATTGCGCGCAGCACGCTTTACCGCCGCATGCAGGCCTATGGAATAGACATGCATCGTTAA
- a CDS encoding NADH:ubiquinone reductase (Na(+)-transporting) subunit F: MVTKPDTSKPQHTVRLQPTGTEFGVYEGETILNAGFRQGVALIHGCKEGQCSACKAVLLDGDAEMLKYSTFALPDSERDSNHVLLCRTLAYSDLEIELLMFDEELLSHSIAVREFNAKVEQVDALTHDIRRLVLSLDKPMTFFAGQYADITLPDGSLTRSYSMGSAPSDPSKLEFIIKCYNGGRFSSRLDGELKVGAEVIVSGPYGTCFRREHREDKPLLLIGGGSGLAPLLSILNDQIAEAPERKIRLFYGARTQADLFWTERFEALAKQLPDFRFVPALSAADDDAQWSGERGFIHEVLQRSLQSEDLADGADAYACGPAPLIDAAIPVLQVAGVEPERIYFDKFTPATN; encoded by the coding sequence GTGGTTACCAAGCCCGATACGAGCAAGCCGCAACATACAGTGCGGTTACAGCCGACCGGCACGGAATTTGGTGTTTATGAAGGTGAGACCATTCTCAATGCCGGTTTCCGGCAGGGAGTCGCCTTGATCCACGGCTGCAAGGAAGGGCAATGCTCTGCCTGCAAGGCCGTTCTGCTCGACGGCGACGCGGAAATGCTGAAATATTCCACCTTCGCTCTGCCGGATTCGGAACGGGACAGTAATCATGTCCTGTTGTGCCGGACGCTCGCCTATAGCGATCTCGAGATCGAGCTCCTCATGTTCGATGAGGAATTGCTCTCGCATTCAATCGCGGTGCGCGAATTTAATGCCAAGGTCGAACAGGTGGATGCCCTGACGCATGATATTCGGCGTCTGGTTTTGTCCCTAGACAAGCCGATGACATTTTTCGCCGGGCAATATGCCGATATCACCCTGCCCGATGGCTCGCTGACGCGGTCTTATTCGATGGGCAGCGCGCCGAGCGATCCATCGAAACTCGAATTCATCATCAAATGCTATAATGGCGGACGCTTCTCCTCGCGTCTTGATGGCGAGTTGAAGGTTGGCGCGGAGGTCATCGTCAGTGGGCCTTACGGCACCTGTTTCCGCCGCGAACACCGCGAGGATAAACCCCTGCTGCTGATCGGCGGCGGTTCCGGCCTCGCGCCGCTTCTGTCGATCCTGAACGATCAGATCGCGGAGGCGCCGGAACGCAAGATCCGCCTGTTCTACGGCGCGCGGACTCAGGCCGATCTGTTCTGGACGGAACGTTTCGAGGCGCTTGCGAAACAATTACCGGATTTCCGCTTCGTGCCGGCGCTTTCGGCGGCTGACGATGATGCGCAATGGAGTGGCGAGCGGGGGTTCATTCATGAAGTCCTGCAACGTTCACTGCAGAGTGAGGATCTGGCGGATGGCGCCGATGCCTATGCATGCGGTCCGGCACCTTTGATCGATGCCGCGATCCCGGTCCTGCAGGTTGCGGGTGTCGAACCCGAGCGGATTTATTTCGACAAATTCACGCCCGCCACGAATTGA
- the hemW gene encoding radical SAM family heme chaperone HemW, with product MESPVGPIPLDPVSTTIKASAGEPAFGIYLHWPFCLSKCPYCDFNSHVRAEPIDEPRFLSGLKRELAHRASLTPGRQVSSIFFGGGTPSLMQGSTVAALIDAIAGHWPLAPQVEITLEANPTSVEAERFAAYRAAGVNRVSLGVQALDDAALQSLGRKHSAAEALRAVKTAASLFERYSFDLIYGRPGQTLADWRRELGDALHYARDHLSLYQLTIEPETPFAQLAASGRFTLPEADLGRDLWDLTQEVMNKAGLPAYEVSNHARPGAESRHNLLYWRYGEYAGVGPGAHGRLLTPHGRRAQATLRQPDLWLKTVEERGEGLTEDMPLTREEQADEFLLMGLRLTEGIAPENFRAVAGRDFDPRRLQTLLSEGMLEYTPHGRVRVSAEGFPVLDAVIADLAA from the coding sequence ATGGAAAGCCCTGTTGGACCCATCCCCTTGGACCCTGTCTCAACGACGATTAAGGCGAGCGCCGGGGAGCCTGCGTTCGGGATCTACCTGCACTGGCCCTTCTGTCTTTCGAAATGTCCCTATTGCGACTTCAACAGCCATGTGCGGGCGGAGCCGATCGACGAGCCGCGCTTCCTCTCAGGCCTCAAGCGAGAACTCGCGCATCGGGCCTCGCTGACGCCCGGGCGTCAGGTCAGTTCGATCTTTTTCGGAGGCGGCACGCCATCGCTCATGCAAGGCTCAACAGTCGCGGCGCTGATCGACGCGATTGCCGGCCATTGGCCGCTCGCGCCGCAGGTCGAGATCACCCTCGAAGCCAATCCAACGAGCGTCGAGGCGGAGCGTTTCGCCGCCTATCGCGCGGCGGGTGTCAATCGCGTCTCTCTCGGTGTCCAGGCCCTTGATGATGCCGCACTCCAGAGCCTTGGCCGTAAACATTCGGCGGCCGAGGCCTTGCGCGCCGTCAAGACAGCGGCTTCGCTCTTCGAACGCTATTCCTTCGATCTGATCTACGGCCGGCCCGGCCAGACGCTCGCGGACTGGAGGCGCGAACTCGGGGACGCCTTGCACTATGCGCGCGATCATCTTTCGCTTTACCAACTCACGATCGAGCCCGAGACGCCCTTCGCGCAATTAGCGGCTTCTGGTCGCTTCACTTTGCCCGAGGCGGATCTTGGCCGCGACTTATGGGATCTGACCCAGGAGGTCATGAACAAAGCGGGCCTGCCCGCCTATGAGGTTTCAAACCACGCGCGGCCTGGTGCGGAGAGCCGGCATAATCTTCTCTATTGGCGCTATGGCGAATATGCCGGTGTCGGACCCGGCGCGCATGGCCGGCTGCTGACGCCGCATGGCCGGCGCGCGCAAGCCACCCTGCGGCAGCCAGACCTGTGGCTCAAGACCGTGGAGGAACGGGGTGAAGGCTTGACCGAGGACATGCCTTTGACGCGCGAGGAACAGGCCGACGAATTTTTGCTGATGGGCCTCAGACTGACCGAAGGCATTGCGCCGGAAAATTTCCGCGCTGTTGCCGGACGTGACTTCGATCCACGCCGGCTCCAAACGCTTCTATCCGAGGGCATGCTGGAATATACGCCGCATGGCCGTGTGCGCGTGAGCGCGGAAGGTTTTCCCGTGCTCGACGCCGTGATCGCCGATCTCGCCGCCTGA